A portion of the bacterium genome contains these proteins:
- the galB gene encoding beta-galactosidase GalB: MRKIEVLKYGWKFKKGDFQDAINFDFDDSNWEEVQVPHDWAIKGPFSPENDKRVYVREENGRKKEIVLTGVTGGLPHAGKGWYRKKIELKNIKDKRIRIEFDGVMSNSKVYCNGIYVGQWPYGYASFAFDITDFIKEGENLIAVSVDNKPNASRWYPGAGIYRNVRLVIMNNVHIPLWGTYITTPYIDEKIAKVHIKTEVENHTGKSKYVELETKILSPEGKEIITESTIKEISDKGIFEQEIFVENPLLWSVENPNLYTACLSVKIDGKVVDYYQTRFGIRTITFDSEKGFFLNGKDIKFKGVCMHHDLGPLGAAVNKIALKRQLTILKEMGCNAIRTSHNPPCPELLDLADEMGFLVIDEAFDEWKIPKCENGYNKLFDEWAEKDLRAMIRRDRNHPSVIMWSIGNEIPEQTDPVNGPKLAKFLHNICKEEDPTRPTTTAMNWGEEAIKNGFAQVVDVCGWNYLPHLYGKFHQLLPGKPMYASETASCISTRGEYYFPVEEERDVKRETLQVNSFDLSHPSWANIPDVEFKAQDEHPFIMGEFVWTGFDYLGEPTPYNEEWPSRSSYFGIVDLCGIPKDRFYLYQSIWADKETLHIVPHWTLFGFEGKAITVQVYSKWNTVELFVNGISYGKKTKHSRGLVNRYRLVWNGVIYQPGEVKAVVYDEKGNVVKETVVKTAGKPSKIKLIPDREIIKGDGEDMVFVYVEVVGEKGVLCPFADNLIHFDIKGPAEIVAVDNGNPISTEPFCANYRKVFHGKCVVYIRSIFKKKGKIKITAKSEGLKGAQIIIKAE; the protein is encoded by the coding sequence ATGAGGAAAATAGAAGTTTTAAAATATGGATGGAAGTTTAAAAAGGGAGATTTTCAGGATGCAATAAATTTTGATTTTGATGATTCTAACTGGGAAGAAGTACAGGTTCCTCATGACTGGGCAATAAAAGGTCCTTTCAGTCCGGAAAATGATAAAAGGGTTTATGTTAGGGAAGAAAATGGAAGAAAAAAAGAAATTGTTCTTACTGGTGTTACAGGTGGTCTTCCTCATGCTGGTAAAGGTTGGTACAGAAAAAAAATTGAACTTAAAAACATTAAAGATAAAAGAATAAGGATTGAGTTTGATGGTGTTATGAGTAATAGTAAAGTTTATTGTAATGGGATTTATGTTGGACAATGGCCTTATGGTTATGCTTCTTTTGCTTTTGACATTACAGATTTTATTAAAGAAGGAGAAAATCTTATTGCAGTTTCAGTTGATAATAAACCGAATGCTTCAAGGTGGTATCCGGGAGCAGGGATTTACAGGAATGTTCGTCTTGTTATAATGAATAATGTGCACATTCCTTTATGGGGAACATATATTACAACTCCTTATATTGATGAAAAAATTGCAAAAGTTCACATAAAGACAGAAGTTGAAAATCATACAGGAAAAAGTAAATATGTTGAACTTGAAACAAAAATTTTATCACCTGAAGGGAAAGAAATAATTACAGAAAGTACAATCAAGGAAATCTCTGATAAGGGAATATTTGAACAGGAAATTTTTGTTGAAAATCCATTATTGTGGTCAGTTGAAAATCCCAATCTTTATACTGCATGTTTGAGTGTAAAAATAGATGGAAAAGTGGTTGATTATTACCAGACAAGATTTGGGATAAGAACAATTACTTTTGACAGCGAAAAGGGTTTCTTTTTAAATGGAAAAGATATTAAATTTAAAGGAGTTTGTATGCATCATGACCTTGGACCTCTTGGAGCAGCAGTAAATAAAATTGCTTTAAAAAGACAACTTACAATTTTAAAAGAAATGGGATGTAATGCGATAAGAACAAGTCATAATCCTCCATGTCCTGAACTTCTTGACCTTGCAGATGAAATGGGTTTTCTTGTGATAGATGAGGCGTTTGATGAATGGAAAATACCTAAATGCGAAAATGGATATAATAAGTTGTTTGATGAATGGGCAGAAAAGGACTTAAGAGCAATGATAAGAAGAGATAGAAATCATCCATCCGTTATTATGTGGAGTATTGGAAATGAAATTCCTGAACAGACAGACCCTGTTAACGGACCTAAACTTGCTAAATTTTTACACAATATATGTAAGGAAGAAGACCCTACAAGACCTACAACAACTGCAATGAACTGGGGAGAAGAAGCAATAAAAAATGGTTTTGCACAGGTTGTTGATGTCTGTGGATGGAATTATTTACCACATCTTTATGGGAAATTTCATCAACTTCTTCCTGGAAAACCTATGTATGCAAGTGAGACAGCATCATGTATAAGTACAAGAGGAGAATATTATTTTCCAGTTGAAGAGGAAAGAGATGTTAAAAGAGAAACATTGCAGGTGAACAGTTTTGATTTATCACATCCTTCATGGGCAAATATCCCGGATGTTGAGTTTAAAGCACAGGATGAGCATCCTTTTATTATGGGTGAGTTTGTCTGGACAGGTTTTGATTATCTTGGAGAACCAACCCCGTATAATGAAGAATGGCCAAGCAGGAGTTCATATTTTGGAATAGTTGATTTATGCGGTATACCAAAGGACAGGTTTTATTTATATCAGAGTATATGGGCAGATAAAGAAACATTACATATTGTTCCTCACTGGACCCTTTTTGGTTTTGAAGGTAAAGCAATTACTGTTCAGGTTTACAGTAAATGGAATACTGTTGAACTTTTTGTAAATGGTATCTCCTATGGTAAGAAAACTAAACATTCAAGAGGACTTGTGAATAGATATAGATTGGTATGGAATGGAGTTATATATCAGCCGGGTGAGGTAAAAGCAGTTGTATATGATGAAAAAGGAAATGTAGTAAAGGAAACAGTTGTGAAAACAGCAGGAAAACCATCAAAGATTAAACTTATTCCTGATAGAGAAATAATTAAAGGGGATGGAGAGGATATGGTTTTTGTATATGTGGAAGTCGTTGGTGAGAAAGGAGTTTTATGTCCTTTTGCTGATAATTTAATTCATTTTGATATAAAAGGTCCTGCTGAAATAGTTGCTGTTGATAATGGAAATCCAATATCTACAGAACCATTCTGTGCTAATTACAGAAAAGTTTTTCATGGAAAATGTGTTGTTTATATAAGGTCAATTTTTAAAAAGAAAGGAAAGATAAAAATTACTGCTAAATCAGAAGGACTTAAAGGAGCACAGATTATAATAAAAGCAGAATAA
- a CDS encoding sulfite exporter TauE/SafE family protein, which translates to MSLILIGLITGFFAGFICGLFGMGGGSLMVPAIYHFFGFTFPTESRMKISIGTSLLVIIFSSISAIITYFKNRKIKTNLIILIVPSGILGSQFGAFLTSRLDDETVKYIFIFLITFLGLRMFFAPENKENEISDNNSYNKLSGILIGFFSGLISGLCGVGGAVLIIPLLYLFLKIPIHYAIGTALIAILFNAISGSIAYMVRNLVNIKIGLLLALTSIIGAPLGAKIGINLPKKTMRKIFSIILILSGISVLFRK; encoded by the coding sequence ATGTCTTTAATTTTAATCGGACTTATAACAGGATTTTTTGCAGGTTTTATATGTGGACTTTTTGGTATGGGTGGAGGTTCTTTAATGGTTCCTGCAATATATCATTTCTTTGGTTTTACTTTTCCAACTGAAAGCAGAATGAAAATTTCTATCGGAACATCTTTACTCGTAATTATTTTTTCCTCAATATCTGCAATCATAACTTATTTCAAAAATAGAAAAATTAAAACAAACCTTATTATTTTGATTGTCCCTTCTGGAATTTTAGGTTCTCAATTTGGTGCATTTTTAACAAGCAGATTAGATGATGAAACTGTAAAATATATCTTTATTTTTCTTATCACATTTTTGGGTTTAAGAATGTTTTTTGCTCCTGAAAATAAGGAAAACGAGATATCAGATAATAATTCATATAACAAACTTTCTGGAATTTTAATTGGTTTTTTTTCTGGTTTAATCTCAGGCCTGTGTGGAGTTGGAGGAGCAGTTTTAATAATACCTTTACTTTATTTATTCTTAAAAATTCCAATTCATTATGCAATAGGAACTGCACTCATCGCAATACTTTTTAATGCAATTTCAGGAAGTATCGCCTATATGGTCAGAAATCTTGTAAACATTAAAATAGGACTATTGCTTGCATTGACTTCTATTATAGGTGCTCCTCTTGGTGCAAAAATTGGTATAAATCTTCCCAAAAAAACAATGAGAAAGATTTTCTCAATAATTCTTATTTTATCGGGTATTTCAGTCCTTTTCAGAAAATAA
- a CDS encoding NAD(P)/FAD-dependent oxidoreductase: protein MEKDFDVIVIGAGVVGLSISYKLSERYSVGLIEKNKKYGLETSSRNSEVIHSGIHYPENSLKAKLCVEGNNLLYEFLRENNILHKKTGKLTLAIEKDEIEEIERLYSQGIKNGVPELKIIEKNEIEKFCPEIEGICALYTPTTGILNVHYLMDCLYEKFINNGGIAGFDERVINIEKKNSLYLVETEKGRYYSEIVINCAGLYAENISRMLGFNYDVYWAKGDYFTITRKFNIPLLVYPVPGKEGLGIHLTPRFDGILRAGPDVEYVEKIYPPYPDEKVNSVYKIDDTKKEIFFEQLKKYLPSIKIDDLIPESYGIRPKLQKKGDEFKDFVIKEEIPGFINLIGIDSPGLTCCISIAQYVKNIIL from the coding sequence ATGGAAAAGGACTTTGATGTTATTGTTATAGGGGCTGGAGTTGTTGGACTTTCAATTTCTTATAAACTTTCTGAAAGATATTCAGTTGGTTTAATTGAGAAAAATAAAAAATATGGTCTTGAAACAAGTTCAAGAAATAGTGAAGTAATACACTCAGGAATTCATTATCCAGAAAATTCATTAAAAGCAAAATTGTGTGTTGAAGGGAATAATTTACTTTATGAGTTTTTAAGAGAAAATAATATATTACACAAAAAAACGGGAAAACTTACATTAGCAATAGAAAAGGATGAGATAGAAGAGATTGAGAGATTATATAGTCAGGGAATAAAAAATGGAGTTCCTGAATTAAAAATAATTGAGAAAAATGAAATTGAAAAATTTTGTCCTGAAATAGAAGGAATATGTGCTTTATATACTCCTACAACAGGAATTTTAAATGTTCATTATCTTATGGACTGTCTATATGAGAAATTTATAAACAATGGCGGGATTGCTGGATTTGATGAAAGGGTTATCAATATTGAAAAGAAAAATTCTTTATATCTTGTTGAAACAGAAAAAGGTAGATATTATTCTGAAATTGTTATAAATTGTGCAGGGCTATATGCTGAAAATATCTCAAGAATGCTCGGATTCAATTATGATGTTTACTGGGCAAAAGGAGATTATTTTACAATTACAAGAAAATTTAATATCCCTTTGCTTGTTTATCCTGTTCCAGGTAAAGAAGGACTGGGAATTCATTTAACTCCGAGATTTGATGGAATTTTAAGAGCAGGTCCTGATGTTGAATATGTTGAAAAAATTTATCCACCATATCCGGATGAAAAAGTAAATTCAGTATATAAGATTGACGATACAAAAAAAGAAATTTTTTTTGAGCAATTGAAAAAATATTTACCTTCTATAAAAATTGATGATTTAATTCCTGAAAGTTACGGTATAAGACCAAAATTGCAGAAAAAAGGAGATGAATTTAAAGATTTTGTTATAAAAGAAGAAATACCTGGATTTATAAATTTAATTGGTATTGATTCACCAGGTTTGACCTGCTGTATTTCAATTGCTCAATATGTAAAAAATATTATTTTGTGA
- the radA gene encoding DNA repair protein RadA has translation MKKEKSIFVCSECGYQTVKLLGRCPNCGKWNTFIEEFYTSLEKFEEKEIVHPKKLSEIEFEETPRIKTGIEEFDRVLGGGIVKKSYILVAGEPGVGKSTLLLTVCGNLAKNGYKVLYISGEESENQIKMRSKRLGVESDEIYLLTTSEINTIKNGLEKIKPDFIIIDSIQTIYNPEIPTIPGSVTQVRENANFFMKYTKANNCSTFLVGHITKEGIVAGPKILEHIVDAVIYFEGDIRTNLRILRSIKNRFGSTNEIGVFSMEENGLKEIPDASSIFIQDIEKNTPGRTIFPTIEGTRTILVEIEGLVTPTYYGIPKRTVSGLDYNRVSLIIAVLEKKLKFNFNTYDVYVNVGGGIKINEVGSDLGVAVSCVSSLKDIAPLKKSVVIGEIGLTGEIRGVENINLRLKECARLGIEKAIIPEKNKNDVFVKNIEIYPVRFLYEAIQISLNL, from the coding sequence ATGAAAAAAGAAAAAAGTATATTTGTATGTTCTGAATGTGGATATCAAACTGTTAAATTACTTGGTAGATGTCCTAACTGCGGGAAGTGGAATACATTTATTGAAGAATTTTATACATCACTAGAAAAATTTGAAGAAAAAGAAATAGTCCATCCTAAAAAACTCTCCGAAATTGAATTTGAAGAAACACCAAGAATAAAAACAGGAATAGAAGAATTTGACAGGGTTCTTGGAGGAGGCATTGTTAAAAAAAGTTATATACTTGTTGCAGGAGAACCGGGAGTGGGAAAGTCAACATTGCTTTTAACTGTATGTGGTAATCTTGCTAAAAATGGTTATAAAGTTTTATATATAAGTGGAGAGGAATCAGAAAATCAAATAAAAATGAGGAGTAAACGACTTGGAGTTGAGAGTGACGAAATATATTTATTGACAACTTCAGAAATAAATACAATAAAAAATGGACTTGAAAAAATAAAGCCGGATTTTATTATAATTGATTCAATCCAGACAATTTACAATCCAGAAATACCGACAATTCCAGGTTCAGTTACCCAGGTAAGAGAAAATGCAAATTTTTTTATGAAATACACAAAAGCAAATAATTGTTCCACTTTTCTTGTAGGACATATAACAAAAGAAGGGATTGTTGCGGGACCTAAAATTCTTGAGCATATTGTTGATGCAGTTATTTATTTTGAAGGAGATATAAGAACAAATTTAAGAATTTTAAGGAGTATAAAAAACAGATTTGGCTCAACAAATGAGATTGGCGTTTTTTCAATGGAAGAAAATGGACTTAAAGAAATACCTGATGCTTCAAGTATTTTCATTCAGGATATTGAAAAAAATACACCTGGAAGGACTATATTCCCTACGATTGAAGGAACAAGAACGATACTTGTTGAAATTGAAGGACTTGTAACTCCGACATATTATGGAATTCCAAAAAGAACTGTTTCAGGGCTTGATTATAACAGGGTTTCTTTAATAATTGCAGTTCTTGAGAAAAAATTAAAATTCAATTTCAATACATATGATGTTTATGTCAATGTTGGCGGTGGAATAAAAATAAATGAAGTGGGTAGTGACCTTGGAGTTGCTGTTTCCTGTGTTTCTTCACTTAAAGATATTGCACCTTTAAAAAAATCTGTTGTAATTGGAGAAATAGGGCTTACAGGAGAAATAAGAGGAGTTGAGAATATAAATTTAAGATTGAAAGAATGTGCACGTCTTGGAATTGAAAAAGCCATTATTCCTGAAAAAAATAAAAATGATGTTTTTGTTAAAAATATAGAAATTTATCCTGTCAGATTTTTATATGAAGCAATCCAGATTTCCTTAAACCTATAA
- a CDS encoding M48 family metallopeptidase: MKKILSVIFLLFILGGCTPVLKQPELPKEEIETEREKQREIALNTLIERQIRLYKTGFPLLKGAVNFYTKKPILSLGILIHSSKNYKKEDLPIISKKYRIEDSPTILYVHPHFGAYNAGLKINDRIIEINKKKVESIENISKIMEGIDLSKEKVEVIVDRNGEILTFNVPTTKICPFSFVLYTDPQVGDSINASTDGQTIYATPGLLRFIQSDTELAFVLSHEIAHAVLDHSVQKTGNRILGTIVDIAITVATGVNTQGVFGNIAGLVYSKEFEKEADYLGTYIAAISGYDVSDAPNFWRKMAAEYPGSTKDVFLTTHPSSPERYILIEKTVEEIKEKQKKGIPLFPDYKKTK; the protein is encoded by the coding sequence CTGTTTTAAAACAACCAGAACTCCCAAAAGAAGAAATTGAAACAGAAAGAGAAAAACAAAGGGAAATTGCTCTCAATACACTTATTGAGAGACAGATAAGATTATATAAAACTGGTTTTCCATTATTAAAAGGTGCTGTTAATTTCTACACAAAAAAACCGATCCTTTCACTTGGGATTCTTATTCATAGCAGTAAAAATTATAAAAAAGAAGATTTACCTATTATAAGTAAAAAATACCGGATTGAAGATTCTCCAACCATACTTTATGTACATCCACATTTCGGGGCTTATAATGCAGGATTGAAAATAAACGACAGAATAATTGAGATAAATAAAAAGAAAGTAGAAAGCATAGAAAATATTTCAAAAATTATGGAGGGAATTGATTTAAGTAAAGAAAAGGTTGAAGTTATTGTTGATAGGAATGGAGAAATTTTAACTTTTAATGTCCCTACAACAAAAATATGTCCATTTTCTTTTGTTCTTTATACAGACCCTCAGGTTGGAGATAGCATAAATGCTTCTACTGACGGACAGACCATATATGCAACTCCGGGATTATTAAGGTTTATTCAATCAGATACAGAACTTGCTTTTGTTTTATCACATGAAATTGCTCATGCTGTTTTAGACCATTCTGTTCAAAAAACTGGCAACAGAATTCTCGGAACAATTGTTGACATTGCAATAACTGTTGCAACAGGTGTTAATACTCAGGGTGTTTTTGGAAATATTGCAGGTCTTGTTTATTCAAAAGAATTTGAAAAAGAAGCAGATTATCTTGGAACCTATATCGCTGCTATAAGTGGATATGATGTTTCTGATGCTCCTAATTTCTGGAGAAAGATGGCTGCTGAATATCCCGGGTCAACAAAAGATGTTTTTCTTACAACTCATCCATCTTCTCCTGAAAGGTATATTTTAATTGAAAAAACAGTTGAAGAAATTAAAGAAAAACAGAAAAAAGGGATTCCTCTTTTCCCTGACTACAAAAAAACCAAGTAA